A region of Leifsonia xyli DNA encodes the following proteins:
- a CDS encoding 30S ribosomal protein S11, with the protein MAAPKSAARKPRKKEKKNIAVGQAHIKSTFNNTIVSITDTTGAVISWASSGGVGFKGSRKSTPFAAQLAAESAARQAQEHGMKKVDVFVKGPGSGRETAIRSLQAAGLEVGSINDVTPQAHNGCRPPKRRRV; encoded by the coding sequence ATGGCAGCACCCAAGTCGGCCGCTCGTAAGCCGCGCAAGAAGGAAAAGAAGAACATCGCTGTGGGCCAGGCCCACATCAAGAGCACCTTCAACAACACGATCGTCTCGATCACCGACACCACCGGTGCGGTCATCAGCTGGGCCTCGTCCGGCGGCGTCGGGTTCAAGGGCTCCCGTAAGTCGACCCCGTTCGCGGCGCAGCTCGCGGCCGAGTCGGCTGCGCGTCAGGCGCAGGAGCACGGCATGAAGAAGGTCGACGTCTTCGTCAAGGGCCCGGGTTCGGGTCGCGAGACCGCGATCCGCTCGCTCCAGGCCGCCGGCCTCGAGGTGGGTTCGATCAACGACGTCACGCCGCAGGCGCACAACGGCTGCCGGCCGCCGAAGCGTCGCCGCGTCTAA
- a CDS encoding translation initiation factor IF-1 — MAKKDGVIEIEGSVIEALPNAMFRVELTNGHKVLAHISGKMRQHYIRILPEDRVIVELSPYDLTRGRIVYRYK, encoded by the coding sequence ATGGCCAAAAAAGACGGTGTCATCGAGATCGAAGGATCCGTGATCGAAGCTCTGCCCAACGCGATGTTCCGCGTCGAGCTGACGAACGGTCACAAGGTTCTTGCCCACATCTCAGGCAAGATGCGTCAGCACTACATCCGCATCCTCCCGGAGGACCGCGTGATCGTGGAGCTGAGCCCCTACGATCTGACCCGCGGCCGGATCGTCTACCGCTACAAGTAA
- a CDS encoding XRE family transcriptional regulator, translating into MIDRIGLADFLRTRRELLQPEDVGLPRGARRRTSGLRREEVAALAHMSVDYYSRLERERGPQPSEQMLAAIAQGLHLSHAERDHLFRLAGHTPPSQGAESEHVSPGLLRVLDRLDDTPAEIVTELGETLRQSRMGVALTGDTASLRGPERSLGVRWFTEPASRRLYAASEHEFLSRMFASGLREIATARGPGSRAAALAEYIGDRSEEFRTLWAAHEVGLRPKEVKRFVHPEVGELELHCQQLVDPGHAHSLLVYTAIPGSESAEKLRLLSVIGAQSLR; encoded by the coding sequence GTGATCGACCGCATCGGGCTCGCCGACTTCCTCCGCACACGGCGGGAGCTGCTGCAACCGGAGGACGTGGGGCTGCCACGCGGCGCCCGCCGCCGCACGTCCGGGCTGCGGCGCGAGGAGGTGGCGGCGCTCGCGCATATGTCCGTCGACTACTACTCCCGGCTGGAGCGGGAGCGCGGGCCGCAGCCGTCCGAGCAGATGCTGGCCGCGATCGCCCAGGGCCTGCACCTCTCGCACGCCGAGCGGGATCACCTGTTCCGGCTTGCGGGTCACACCCCGCCGTCGCAGGGCGCCGAGAGCGAGCACGTGAGCCCGGGCCTGCTGCGCGTGCTCGACCGGCTCGACGACACCCCGGCCGAGATCGTGACCGAACTGGGCGAGACGCTCCGCCAGAGCAGGATGGGCGTCGCGCTCACCGGGGACACCGCGTCGCTCCGCGGGCCGGAACGCAGCCTGGGAGTGCGCTGGTTCACGGAGCCCGCATCGCGCCGGCTGTACGCAGCCTCCGAACACGAGTTCCTGAGCCGGATGTTCGCCTCCGGCCTGCGGGAGATCGCGACGGCACGCGGCCCCGGGTCACGCGCGGCCGCGCTGGCCGAGTACATCGGCGACCGCAGCGAGGAGTTCCGGACGCTGTGGGCGGCGCACGAGGTCGGGCTCCGTCCCAAGGAGGTCAAGCGCTTCGTGCATCCGGAGGTGGGTGAGCTCGAGCTGCACTGCCAGCAGCTCGTCGACCCCGGGCATGCGCATTCGCTGCTCGTCTACACCGCGATCCCGGGGAGCGAGTCCGCCGAGAAGCTGCGGCTGCTGTCTGTGATCGGCGCCCAATCGCTGCGCTGA
- a CDS encoding type I methionyl aminopeptidase produces the protein MKFKRSIYKTPAQLRDMVAPGRATAASLDAVAAAVAPGITTLELDTLAERAIVEAGGASNFKLEPGYHHTICASVNDEVVHGIPGGRVLEPGDILSVDSGAILGGWNGDAARTFVLPDPAHPERVEERQRLSDVTERSLWRGIATLAQARYLNEVGEAIEDFILSEGEYGILTDYIGHGIGRRMHEEPPVFNYRVRAKGPEVRPGLVVAIEPMVVLGDQETYVKDDGWTVATEDGSAAAHWEHSIAVHENGIWVLTAADGGAAGLAPFGVTPTPIP, from the coding sequence ATGAAGTTCAAGAGGTCGATCTACAAGACGCCCGCCCAGCTGCGCGACATGGTCGCTCCGGGTCGGGCGACGGCGGCGTCGCTCGACGCGGTCGCGGCCGCGGTGGCGCCGGGAATCACGACGCTCGAGCTCGACACGCTCGCCGAGCGGGCGATCGTCGAGGCGGGCGGCGCGTCGAACTTCAAATTGGAGCCGGGTTACCACCACACGATCTGCGCGTCGGTGAATGACGAGGTGGTGCACGGCATCCCCGGCGGCCGAGTGCTCGAGCCGGGTGACATCCTGTCGGTCGACAGCGGAGCCATCCTGGGCGGCTGGAACGGGGACGCGGCGCGCACGTTCGTGCTGCCCGACCCGGCGCATCCGGAGCGCGTGGAGGAGCGGCAGCGCCTCTCCGACGTCACGGAGCGGTCGCTCTGGCGCGGCATCGCGACGCTGGCCCAGGCCCGCTACCTCAACGAGGTGGGGGAGGCCATCGAGGACTTCATCCTCTCGGAGGGCGAGTACGGCATTCTGACCGACTACATCGGCCACGGCATCGGCCGGCGGATGCATGAGGAGCCCCCTGTGTTCAACTACCGGGTGCGGGCGAAGGGCCCGGAGGTCCGTCCCGGCCTGGTCGTGGCGATCGAGCCGATGGTGGTCCTGGGCGACCAGGAGACCTACGTGAAGGACGACGGCTGGACCGTCGCCACCGAGGACGGCTCGGCCGCAGCGCATTGGGAGCACAGCATCGCCGTGCACGAGAACGGCATCTGGGTGCTCACCGCGGCGGACGGCGGTGCGGCCGGTCTCGCGCCGTTCGGCGTCACGCCGACGCCGATTCCGTGA
- a CDS encoding tRNA pseudouridine(38-40) synthase, which translates to MPTETTRYRLDIAYQGTDFNGWGRQPGLRTVQGTLEDALATIFRRAGDAPLLTVAGRTDAGVHATGQVAHVDLTPEQEAVLKKPHGKRPPLSAEEALGRRLNGILGPVSDVVVLAASVAPDGFDARFSALWRRYEYRVADRASLRDPLQRHRTAWVSSDLDATAMDIASHGLLGLHDFASYCKAREGATTIRTLQAFAWRRDPDGVLVADLTADAFCHSMVRALVGACVEVGEGKLAPQDLVALRDERQRTSAFKVMPARGLTLLGVGYPEGAELALRAERTRALREL; encoded by the coding sequence GTGCCTACTGAGACCACCCGCTACCGGCTCGACATCGCCTACCAGGGGACGGACTTCAACGGCTGGGGCCGTCAGCCCGGGCTGCGGACGGTGCAGGGCACGCTCGAGGATGCTCTGGCCACGATCTTCCGCCGCGCCGGCGACGCGCCCCTGCTGACGGTCGCCGGCCGCACCGATGCCGGCGTCCACGCGACGGGCCAGGTGGCGCACGTCGACCTGACGCCGGAGCAGGAGGCCGTGCTGAAGAAGCCGCACGGCAAGCGCCCGCCGCTCTCGGCGGAGGAGGCGCTGGGCCGTCGTCTCAACGGCATCCTCGGGCCGGTGTCGGACGTGGTGGTGCTGGCGGCGTCGGTCGCACCCGACGGCTTCGACGCACGCTTCTCGGCGCTGTGGCGGCGGTACGAGTACCGGGTGGCCGACCGCGCCTCCCTCCGCGACCCGCTGCAACGCCATCGCACGGCCTGGGTCTCGTCCGACCTGGATGCGACGGCGATGGACATCGCGTCGCACGGACTGCTGGGGCTGCACGACTTCGCCAGCTACTGCAAGGCGCGCGAGGGAGCGACGACCATCCGGACTCTGCAGGCCTTCGCGTGGCGGCGGGATCCGGACGGCGTGCTGGTCGCAGACCTCACCGCGGACGCGTTCTGTCACAGCATGGTCCGCGCGCTGGTGGGCGCGTGCGTCGAAGTGGGGGAGGGCAAGCTCGCCCCGCAGGACCTCGTGGCGCTGCGCGACGAAAGGCAGCGGACCAGCGCCTTCAAGGTGATGCCGGCGCGCGGACTGACGCTGCTGGGGGTCGGTTACCCGGAGGGCGCGGAGCTCGCTCTGCGGGCCGAGCGGACGCGCGCGCTGCGGGAGCTGTGA
- a CDS encoding 30S ribosomal protein S13 gives MARLAGVDIPREKRVEVALTYIYGVGRTRALQTLRETEISGDIRVKDLTDDQLVALRDYIEGNFKVEGDLRREVAADIRRKVEIGSYEGIRHRKGLPVRGQRTKTNARTRKGPKRTVAGKKKAR, from the coding sequence ATGGCACGTCTAGCAGGCGTCGATATCCCGCGCGAGAAGCGCGTGGAGGTCGCACTCACCTACATCTACGGAGTCGGCCGCACCCGCGCCCTCCAGACTCTGCGCGAGACCGAGATCTCGGGCGACATCCGCGTCAAGGACCTGACCGACGACCAGCTCGTCGCTCTCCGCGACTACATCGAGGGCAACTTCAAGGTCGAGGGTGACCTCCGCCGTGAGGTCGCCGCCGACATCCGCCGCAAGGTCGAGATCGGCAGCTACGAGGGTATCCGCCACCGTAAGGGCCTCCCGGTCCGCGGCCAGCGCACCAAGACGAACGCGCGCACCCGTAAGGGCCCGAAGCGCACGGTCGCCGGCAAGAAGAAGGCACGCTAA
- a CDS encoding short-chain dehydrogenase, producing MARTIDIDIPDQTGRRAVVTGASDGMGAVIAERLARAGAEVVMPVRDRAKGDRAAARIRSAVPDARLVLRDLDLASLDSVAAFGEGMRADGDPVHILINNAGLMTPPERRTTADGFELQWGTNHLGHVALVGALFPLLREGQARVTSQVSVAARSGAIDWDDLGSEQRYNAQRAYSASKIALGLFGLELDRRSAAGDWGITSNLAHPGVAPTNLLAAQPGYGRAADTSAVRLIRRLSAWGILVGTPETAALPALLAATSPDAVGGRLYGPSGPGHLGGAPAEQALYRPLRDTAEAGRVWEVSERQAGVALPSVSR from the coding sequence GTGGCACGCACGATCGACATCGACATCCCCGACCAGACCGGCCGGCGCGCCGTCGTGACGGGAGCGAGCGACGGCATGGGCGCCGTCATCGCCGAACGGCTGGCGCGAGCGGGTGCGGAGGTCGTCATGCCCGTCCGCGATCGCGCAAAGGGCGACCGGGCGGCGGCGCGCATCCGCTCCGCCGTCCCGGACGCACGGCTGGTGCTGCGCGACCTCGATCTGGCATCGCTCGACTCGGTCGCCGCCTTCGGAGAGGGGATGCGCGCCGACGGCGACCCCGTTCACATCCTGATCAACAACGCCGGGCTGATGACGCCGCCGGAACGCCGGACCACCGCCGACGGGTTCGAGCTGCAGTGGGGCACGAACCACCTCGGACACGTCGCGCTGGTCGGTGCCCTCTTCCCGCTGCTGCGGGAGGGACAGGCGCGTGTCACATCCCAGGTGAGCGTGGCCGCGCGGAGCGGCGCGATCGACTGGGACGACCTCGGCAGCGAGCAGCGGTACAACGCGCAGCGGGCGTACAGCGCCTCGAAGATCGCGCTCGGCCTGTTCGGGCTGGAGCTGGACCGCCGGAGCGCGGCGGGCGACTGGGGCATCACGAGCAACCTCGCGCATCCCGGCGTCGCCCCGACGAACCTGCTCGCCGCGCAGCCCGGGTACGGACGTGCGGCGGACACGAGCGCCGTCCGCCTGATCCGCCGGTTGTCGGCCTGGGGCATCCTCGTCGGAACCCCGGAGACGGCGGCGCTTCCGGCGCTGCTCGCAGCGACGAGTCCGGATGCGGTGGGCGGGAGGCTGTACGGCCCGAGCGGCCCGGGTCACCTGGGCGGCGCTCCGGCCGAGCAGGCGCTCTACCGCCCGCTGCGTGACACCGCCGAGGCTGGGCGCGTGTGGGAGGTGTCGGAGCGGCAGGCGGGGGTCGCGCTGCCCTCGGTGAGTCGCTGA
- the rpmJ gene encoding 50S ribosomal protein L36 (smallest protein in the large subunit; similar to what is found with protein L31 and L33 several bacterial genomes contain paralogs which may be regulated by zinc; the protein from Thermus thermophilus has a zinc-binding motif and contains a bound zinc ion; the proteins in this group have the motif) yields MKVNPSVKRICDKCKVIRRNGRVMVICENPRHKQRQG; encoded by the coding sequence ATGAAGGTCAATCCCTCCGTCAAGCGGATCTGCGACAAGTGCAAGGTCATCCGTCGTAACGGCCGGGTCATGGTCATCTGCGAGAACCCGCGCCACAAGCAGCGCCAGGGCTGA
- a CDS encoding 30S ribosomal protein S9, which translates to MAKIADSIDSAQVENVESYSTETPESAAPAAPRPVLSVPGAAVGRRKEAIARVRLVPGAGTITVNGREFADYFPNKLHQQLINDPFKVLDLLGSYDVIARITGGGPSGQAGALRLAIARALNEIDRENNRPTLKKAGFLTRDARVTERKKAGLKKARKASQFSKR; encoded by the coding sequence GTGGCGAAGATCGCAGACAGCATCGACTCGGCCCAGGTCGAGAACGTCGAGTCCTACTCGACCGAGACCCCGGAGAGCGCGGCCCCGGCCGCGCCCCGCCCCGTCCTCTCCGTTCCGGGTGCGGCCGTCGGCCGCCGCAAGGAGGCCATCGCGCGCGTGCGCCTGGTCCCGGGCGCCGGAACCATCACGGTCAACGGCCGTGAGTTCGCGGACTACTTCCCGAACAAGCTGCACCAGCAGCTGATCAACGACCCGTTCAAGGTGCTCGACCTTCTCGGCTCCTACGACGTGATCGCCCGCATCACCGGCGGCGGCCCCTCGGGTCAGGCCGGCGCCCTGCGCCTGGCCATCGCGCGCGCTCTCAACGAGATCGACCGCGAGAACAACCGTCCGACCCTGAAGAAGGCCGGCTTCCTCACCCGTGACGCTCGCGTCACCGAGCGCAAGAAGGCCGGTCTCAAGAAGGCCCGCAAGGCGTCGCAGTTCTCCAAGCGTTGA
- a CDS encoding DNA-directed RNA polymerase subunit alpha produces the protein MLIAQRPTLTEENISEFRSRFVIEPLEPGFGYTLGNSLRRTLLSSIPGAAVTSIRIDGVLHEFSTVPGVKEDVTEIILNIKGLVVSSEHDEPITAYLRKTGAGQVTAADISAPAGVEIHNPELVIATLNDKAKFEVELTIERGRGYVSAQQNRNEYSEAGQIPIDSIYSPVLKVTYRVEATRAGERTDFDRLVVDVETKPAISPRDAIASAGRTLVELFGLARELNSAAEGIEIGPAPVDQVLSSELSMPIEDLDLSVRSYNCLKREGINTVSELVSLSETQLMNIRNFGQKSVDEVKDKLTEMGLSLKDSVPGFDGAHFYSGYDEDESTTI, from the coding sequence GTGCTCATTGCACAGCGTCCTACGCTCACCGAAGAGAACATCTCCGAGTTCCGCTCGCGGTTCGTCATCGAGCCGCTGGAGCCGGGCTTCGGTTACACCCTGGGCAACTCGCTCCGTCGCACCCTCCTCTCCTCCATCCCCGGCGCGGCTGTCACCAGCATCCGCATCGACGGCGTGCTGCACGAGTTCAGCACCGTTCCGGGCGTGAAGGAGGACGTGACCGAGATCATCCTGAACATCAAGGGTCTGGTGGTCTCGAGCGAGCACGACGAGCCGATCACCGCGTATCTCCGCAAGACCGGCGCCGGTCAGGTCACCGCCGCCGACATCTCGGCTCCGGCCGGTGTGGAGATCCACAACCCCGAGCTGGTCATCGCGACCCTCAATGACAAGGCGAAGTTCGAGGTCGAGCTGACCATCGAGCGCGGCCGCGGTTACGTGTCGGCCCAGCAGAACCGCAACGAGTACAGCGAGGCGGGCCAGATCCCGATCGACTCGATCTACTCGCCGGTGCTGAAGGTCACCTACCGCGTCGAGGCCACCCGTGCCGGTGAGCGCACCGACTTCGACCGCCTCGTGGTCGACGTCGAGACCAAGCCGGCCATCAGCCCGCGCGACGCGATCGCGTCGGCCGGCCGCACCCTGGTCGAGCTGTTCGGTCTGGCCCGCGAGCTCAACAGCGCGGCCGAGGGCATCGAGATTGGGCCGGCGCCGGTCGACCAGGTGCTCAGCTCCGAGTTGTCGATGCCGATCGAAGACCTGGATCTGTCGGTCCGCTCGTACAACTGCCTCAAGCGCGAGGGCATCAACACCGTCAGCGAGCTGGTCTCGCTGTCGGAGACGCAGCTCATGAACATCCGCAACTTCGGTCAGAAGTCGGTGGATGAGGTCAAGGACAAGCTGACGGAGATGGGCCTGTCGCTGAAGGACTCGGTCCCCGGGTTCGACGGCGCCCACTTCTACAGCGGCTACGACGAGGACGAGTCCACCACCATCTGA
- a CDS encoding 50S ribosomal protein L13 yields the protein MTRTYSPKADEIQRDWVVIDATDVVLGRLASHTAALLRGKHKPTFAPHMDSGDFVIIVNADKVALTGQKAAQKKAYRHSGYPGGLKATTYSELLEKNPIRAVEKAVRGMLPKNSIGRAQLRKLKVYTGSEHPHAAQQPKPYTLGQVAQ from the coding sequence GTGACGCGCACGTATTCCCCGAAGGCAGACGAGATCCAGCGCGACTGGGTCGTCATCGACGCGACCGATGTCGTGCTCGGCCGTCTCGCCAGCCACACCGCCGCCCTCCTGCGCGGCAAGCACAAGCCGACCTTCGCCCCGCACATGGACTCCGGCGACTTCGTCATCATCGTGAACGCCGACAAGGTCGCCCTGACCGGCCAGAAGGCCGCTCAGAAGAAGGCGTACCGCCACTCGGGCTACCCGGGCGGCCTGAAGGCGACCACCTACTCCGAGCTCCTGGAGAAGAACCCGATCCGCGCCGTCGAGAAGGCCGTACGCGGCATGCTCCCGAAGAACTCCATCGGTCGCGCCCAGCTCCGCAAGCTGAAGGTCTACACCGGAAGCGAGCACCCGCACGCCGCCCAGCAGCCGAAGCCGTACACGCTCGGCCAGGTCGCGCAGTAA
- a CDS encoding DNA-binding response regulator — translation MIRVAVADDQALFCAGVQMMIESQPDLAFAGAASDGLEAVALARTGAADVLLMDLRMPNLDGIAATATIRREAAAGLPRIVVLTTFERDDAVAAALRAGADGFLLKDATPDFILASVRTVHDGHAVIAPKETRELFASIARRRPEAIAALSVREKEVFLLAARGLGNAEIGRTAFISEATVKTHIRSILAKLGLATRVQLVAFAYENGLVR, via the coding sequence GTGATCCGCGTCGCGGTGGCGGACGACCAGGCGCTCTTCTGCGCCGGCGTGCAGATGATGATCGAGTCGCAGCCCGACCTCGCGTTCGCCGGTGCGGCCTCCGACGGCCTGGAAGCCGTCGCACTCGCCCGCACCGGCGCGGCAGACGTCCTGCTCATGGACCTCCGCATGCCGAACCTCGACGGCATCGCCGCGACGGCGACGATCCGGAGGGAAGCGGCCGCCGGGCTCCCCCGCATCGTCGTCCTCACCACGTTCGAGCGGGACGACGCCGTCGCGGCCGCGCTGAGAGCGGGAGCGGACGGGTTCCTGCTGAAGGACGCGACGCCCGACTTCATCCTCGCGTCCGTGCGCACGGTCCACGACGGCCATGCGGTGATCGCCCCCAAGGAGACCAGAGAGCTGTTCGCGTCCATCGCCCGACGGCGACCCGAGGCGATCGCCGCGCTCTCGGTGCGCGAGAAGGAGGTGTTCCTCCTCGCCGCCCGCGGCCTCGGCAACGCCGAGATCGGCCGGACCGCGTTCATCTCCGAGGCCACGGTCAAGACCCACATCCGCAGCATCCTGGCGAAGCTCGGGCTCGCCACTCGGGTGCAGCTGGTCGCCTTCGCCTACGAGAACGGGCTCGTCCGCTGA
- a CDS encoding adenylate kinase, producing the protein MLIVGPPGAGKGTQASRITTTYGIPDISTGDIFRANIKNETELGKQVKAIVDAGDYVPDSLTNQLVADRLREDDAVNGFLLDGYPRTLAQVEYLDQLLAGDGQKLDAVIQLTADQDEIVQRLTKRAQEQGRADDSEEAIRHRQEVYVRETSPLIDVYRERGLLVPVDGLGGIDEVAERVAAALAERGIHPVAGASTGESVA; encoded by the coding sequence ATGCTGATCGTCGGTCCCCCCGGAGCGGGCAAGGGCACACAGGCCTCCCGCATCACCACCACCTACGGGATCCCCGACATCTCCACGGGCGACATCTTCCGGGCCAACATCAAGAACGAGACCGAGCTCGGCAAGCAGGTCAAGGCCATCGTGGATGCCGGCGACTACGTGCCCGACAGCCTCACCAACCAGCTGGTCGCCGACCGGCTGCGCGAGGACGACGCTGTGAACGGCTTCCTGCTCGACGGCTACCCGCGCACGCTCGCGCAGGTCGAGTACCTCGACCAGCTGCTGGCCGGCGACGGACAGAAGCTCGACGCCGTGATCCAGCTGACGGCGGACCAGGACGAGATCGTCCAGCGCCTCACGAAGCGCGCGCAGGAGCAGGGACGTGCCGACGACTCGGAGGAGGCGATCCGCCACCGCCAGGAGGTCTACGTGCGCGAGACGTCCCCGCTGATCGACGTGTACCGCGAGCGCGGACTGCTCGTCCCGGTCGACGGCCTGGGCGGAATCGACGAGGTCGCCGAGCGGGTCGCGGCGGCTCTGGCCGAGCGCGGCATCCACCCGGTCGCCGGTGCGTCCACCGGCGAGTCCGTGGCCTGA
- a CDS encoding 50S ribosomal protein L17: MPKPTKGPRLGGGPAHERLLLANLAAALFTHKSIKTTETKAKRLRPVAERLITFAKRGDLHARRRVLSVIQDKTVVHELFTEIAPLVAEREGGYTRITKLGFRKGDNAPMAQIELVLEPVSPKVKSSKSTKAAEPKAAPAEEPAVEETAAEETPAEETSTETAAAEAAVAEDATADADAAGETDAETEAEKA; encoded by the coding sequence ATGCCTAAGCCCACCAAGGGCCCCCGCCTCGGGGGCGGCCCGGCGCACGAGCGCCTGCTGCTCGCCAACCTGGCCGCTGCGCTCTTCACGCACAAGAGCATCAAGACCACCGAGACCAAGGCCAAGCGCCTGCGTCCCGTGGCCGAGCGCCTGATCACGTTCGCGAAGCGCGGCGACCTGCACGCGCGACGTCGCGTGCTGTCCGTGATCCAGGACAAGACCGTCGTGCACGAGCTCTTCACGGAGATCGCGCCGCTGGTCGCCGAGCGCGAGGGCGGCTACACCCGCATCACCAAGCTCGGCTTCCGCAAGGGCGACAACGCGCCGATGGCGCAGATCGAGCTCGTCCTCGAGCCGGTCAGCCCGAAGGTGAAGTCGTCCAAGTCGACCAAGGCCGCGGAGCCCAAGGCCGCGCCGGCCGAGGAGCCGGCTGTCGAGGAGACTGCTGCCGAGGAGACCCCGGCCGAGGAGACCTCGACCGAGACCGCCGCCGCCGAGGCCGCGGTCGCGGAGGACGCGACCGCTGACGCCGACGCCGCGGGTGAGACCGACGCCGAGACCGAGGCTGAGAAGGCGTAA
- a CDS encoding GNAT family N-acetyltransferase, which translates to MTDDTLPPLRERVSALPSHRPQHPDIADWRPASMDDVDAVHAVFHAIDTADHPNYLTNREQVEEELGYSFIDLEQDTLLAVTADGHIAAVGIVMEPPRQETLVREFMNGGVHPDFRGRGIGRELLAWQRTRGEQKLAASDKRLPGWLVGYADVRAPGRQRLLEAGGFEVVRYFQTMERDLADPIPEVSPVGDVRIEPYRAELAAVVHAARDDAFRDHWGSQPLSDEQFVGLTSGTFDASLSFVAMVDDVVAGVLLTDVAEEDWPGQGFTGSYVSTVAVTRLYRGRRIAPSLLRAVLEGSKARGLEKVVLDVDAENPTGALGLYTGMGFVTSQQEVGLVRAY; encoded by the coding sequence ATGACCGACGACACCCTGCCGCCGCTCCGGGAGCGCGTGAGCGCTCTACCGTCCCACCGCCCCCAGCACCCCGACATCGCCGACTGGCGGCCCGCGTCGATGGACGACGTGGATGCGGTTCACGCGGTCTTCCACGCCATCGACACCGCCGATCATCCCAACTACCTCACCAACCGCGAGCAGGTGGAGGAGGAGCTCGGGTACAGCTTCATCGACCTCGAGCAGGACACGCTCTTGGCCGTCACGGCCGACGGACACATCGCCGCGGTCGGCATCGTCATGGAGCCGCCTCGGCAGGAGACGCTGGTGCGGGAGTTCATGAACGGCGGCGTCCATCCCGACTTCCGTGGGCGCGGCATCGGCCGTGAGCTGCTCGCCTGGCAGCGGACGCGGGGCGAGCAGAAGCTGGCGGCCTCGGACAAGCGGCTGCCCGGGTGGCTGGTCGGCTACGCCGACGTCCGCGCGCCGGGCCGGCAGCGTTTGCTCGAGGCGGGCGGCTTCGAGGTGGTGCGGTACTTCCAGACGATGGAGCGGGATCTGGCCGACCCCATCCCGGAGGTGTCACCGGTCGGAGACGTGCGGATCGAGCCTTACCGGGCGGAGCTGGCGGCGGTCGTGCATGCGGCGCGGGATGACGCGTTCCGCGACCACTGGGGCAGTCAGCCGCTGTCGGACGAGCAATTCGTGGGGCTCACCTCCGGCACGTTCGACGCGTCACTCTCGTTCGTCGCGATGGTCGACGACGTCGTCGCCGGTGTCCTGCTGACCGACGTCGCGGAGGAGGACTGGCCCGGCCAGGGCTTCACCGGCTCGTACGTCTCGACGGTGGCCGTCACACGCCTGTACCGCGGTCGCCGGATCGCGCCGTCGCTCCTCCGTGCGGTGCTCGAGGGGTCCAAGGCGCGCGGACTCGAGAAGGTGGTGCTCGACGTCGACGCCGAGAACCCGACCGGCGCCCTCGGCCTTTACACCGGCATGGGGTTCGTCACCTCGCAGCAGGAGGTGGGACTGGTCCGTGCCTACTGA